The following proteins are encoded in a genomic region of Palaemon carinicauda isolate YSFRI2023 chromosome 19, ASM3689809v2, whole genome shotgun sequence:
- the LOC137658879 gene encoding ionotropic receptor 21a-like, whose amino-acid sequence MKISNDLFTPIILTLLQLCYASSRKHSKLAESSLDIRINTSLKISEPEQPGLTVQIGKAGNALPNSTQFPSHDEEPVFQRPQGPLYSGSHISDPTLNEKAFRDLYKLRPKRQSVTDIALPVQYPPRPQRQLTSRYLKMRRSHLGSMNNPKSLAEDHLTGLIKTILVNEMYECELIIAVDGAFQGSRIVDILINVPVPKQVLQLLSPEDLANRIQWKSKNCQGTFLLISDPEPLIHFGNKYKFQWAYNAKVVIVGLNPQSLEMFFQTMKGKKTEHIIGVVVDYSGLNIRIFMNLLFWGKTAKQISRWLGNRFTNDVDLFPDKTSNLQGGVVRVVMFDWRPIMIIIKDSKGKVTGRYGRDVVVMNTLSKVFNFTLVYIDIDQDWGVLFPNGSFSGLVGYLGRDDGDVGIANLYPSALDDRHLFQDYSSPLTEDRVCFLARVDPPLPRWQNPSLPFQQDTWLALFLGFLLAGPVLYVLALASNAEGRENSRFTTLVESCLASVAIHFEHPLGILPNNQSTRIFTIFLLLYSIIITTGYKANLTAFLTVTREPKSIETAEELYKSGIPVKSFPWFRTALQYSANPVHRALAENYVIRYTFDEIKDEILAGQTITINSRKYLVPSSTLIRTRRGKPLLRFLKECLSSYSVGIGYAMNFPLKEKFNRVLSRMFESGLANKWFQQTNEFYWKLKKMEGLKNYGGDDWYVSTDGVIPLGMAHMQGIFIVYVIGFVISKFIFLVELCYPLCMTGRSRICMF is encoded by the exons ATGAAGATATCCAACGATTTGTTCACACCCATAATCCTGACGCTTCTCCAGCTGTGTTATGCCTCGTCACGGAAACATTCTAAACTAGCTGAGTCTTCTCTAGATATTAGAATAAATACAAGCCTAAAGATATCAGAGCCTGAACAGCCTGGTCTAACAGTGCAGATTGGAAAAGCTGGCAATGCCCTTCCCAATTCTACGCAGTTTCCTTCTCACGATGAGGAACCTGTATTTCAAAGGCCACAAGGTCCGTTATACTCTGGGTCACATATTTCAGATCCTACATTGAATGAGAAAGCTTTTAGAGATCTGTATAAATTACGGCCTAAGCGCCAGTCTGTAACAGACATTGCACTTCCTGTTCAATATCCACCAAGACCTCAGCGCCAGTTAACATCAAGGTACTTAAAGATGAGAAGGAGTCACCTTGGCTCAATGAACAACCCGAAGTCTCTGGCTGAAGATCATTTAACAGGTCTCATCAAAACCATTCTCGTAAACGAGATGTACGAGTGTGAACTGATAATCGCCGTAGATGGAGCTTTTCAGGGGTCTAGGATTGTAGACATTCTCATTAACGTCCCCGTTCCCAAGCAG GTTCTACAGCTGTTATCGCCAGAAGACCTCGCCAATCGGATCCAATGGAAGTCAAAGAATTGCCAGGGGACCTTCCTCTTGATATCTGACCCGGAGCCCCTGATCCATTTTGGCAACAAATACAAGTTCCAGTGGGCCTACAATGCCAA AGTTGTGATCGTGGGACTGAATCCCCAGTCTTTGGAGATGTTTTTCCAGacaatgaaaggaaagaaaactgaGCATATCATTGGTGTTGTCGTG GACTACAGTGGGCTAAATATTAGAATCTTCATGAACCTCCTCTTCTGGGGAAAGACTGCTAAGCAAATATCCAGATGGCTGGGTAACAGATTCACCAATGATGTGGACCTTTTTCCTGACAAGACTAGCAACCTTCAAGGGGGCGTAGTGAGG GTAGTCATGTTTGACTGGCGACCCATCATGATCATAATAAAAGATTCCAAAGGGAAAGTCACAGGCCGTTACGGCAGAGATGTTGTCGTGATGAACACTCTCTCTAAGGTCTTCAACTTCACTCTAGTTTACATTGACATCGACCAGG aTTGGGGCGTATTGTTTCCTAATGGAAGTTTCTCTGGCTTAGTTGGTTACCTAGGCAGAGATGATGGGGACGTAGGAATAGCCAATCTCTACCCTTCAGCCTTGGATGACAGGCACCTTTTCCAGGACTACAGCAGCCCGCTCACCGAAGAT AGAGTGTGCTTCCTGGCTCGCGTCGACCCGCCATTACCAAGATGGCAGAATCCAAGTTTACCTTTCCAGCAAGACACCTGGTTGGCCCTTTTCCTCGGCTTTCTGCTCGCTGGACCAGTTCTTTATGTATTAGCCCTAGCTAGTAACGCTGA AGGCAGAGAGAACTCCCGTTTCACCACCTTAGTGGAGTCCTGCCTGGCTTCCGTTGCCATCCACTTCGAGCATCCTTTGGGGATCCTACCTAATAATCAGAGCACCCGAATCTTCACTATTTTCCTGCTTCTCTACAGCATCATCATTACGACTGGGTATAAGGCCAACCTCACTGCTTTCCTCACCGTCACTAGAGAGCCGAAGAGCATCGAAACAGCCGAGGAACTGTACAAGTCTGGCATTCCAGTGAAGAGCTTTCCTTGGTTTAGGACGGCTCTCCAGTACTCGGCTAATCCGGTTCATAGA GCGTTGGCTGAAAACTACGTCATCCGTTATACATTCGATGAGATCAAGGATGAGATTCTGGCTGGCCAGACCATAACTATCAACAGTAGGAAGTATCTGGTGCCTTCAAGTACCCTTATAAGAACAAGGAGAGGAAAACCTTTGCTCAGATTTCTGAAG GAGTGCTTATCTTCCTACTCTGTTGGTATAGGATATGCCATGAATTTCCCTTTGAAAGAAAAATTCAACCGAGTTCTCTCCAGAATGTTCGAAAGCGGCTTGGCCAACAAATGGTTCCAACAGACGAATGAGTTTTATTGGAAG CTGAAGAAGATGGAAGGCCTGAAGAATTATGGAGGCGACGACTGGTACGTGAGCACGGATGGGGTGATTCCTCTTGGAATGGCCCACATGCAAGGGATCTTCATCGTCTACGTCATTGGCTTCGTCATTTCCAAGTTCATCTTCCTCGTCGAGTTGTGTTATCCTCTCTGCATGACCGGCAGGTCTCGAATATGCATGTTTTAA